The following proteins are co-located in the Haemorhous mexicanus isolate bHaeMex1 chromosome 30, bHaeMex1.pri, whole genome shotgun sequence genome:
- the DMTN gene encoding dematin, with the protein MERLQKQPLTSPGSVCSSRGSSVPGSPSSIVAKMDNEVLGYKDLAAIPKDKAILDIERPDLMIYEPHFTYSLMEHVELPRSRERSLSPKSMSPPPSPEVIREWLESRPPSSTPLPPSRQGPTRSSVQHFHRPETDTTELNIYKKPPIYRQKDHHSSAHHGKHLIEDLIIESSKFPAAQPPDPNQPAKIETDYWPCPPSLAVVETEWRRRMASKRGEEEDEDLTEEMKNLRELQRQELSKVTSNLGKLILKEEMEKSLPIRRKTRSLPDRTPFHTSLHTSSKSSSLPASGRSTLTRLQSAEFGSAGSEKGSPALQNGQRGRMDRGNSLPSMLEQKIYPYEMLMVTNRGRVKLPPGVDRTRLERHLSPEDFLKVFEMPPEEFGKLALWKRNELKKKAFLF; encoded by the exons aTGGAAAGACTGCAGAAG CAGCCTCTGACCTCCCCTGGGAGCGTCTGCTCTTCCCGCGGATCCAGCGTTCCCGGCTCTCCCTCCAGCATCGTG gCCAAAATGGACAACGAGGTGCTGGGCTACAAGGACCTGGCTGCCATCCCCAAGGACAAAGCCATCCTGGACATCGAGCGCCCCGACCTGATGATCTACGAGCCCCACTTCACCTACTCGCTGATGGAGCACGTGGAGCTGCCCCGGAGCCGCGAG CGCTCCCTGTCTCCCAAATCCATGTCTCCTCCCCCATCTCCAGAG GTCATCCGGGAGTGGCTGGAGAGCCgcccccccagcagcaccccgCTGCCCCCCTCGCGCCAGGGCCCCACCCGCAGCAGCGTCCAGCACTTCCACCGCCCCG AGACCGACACCACAGAGCTCAACATCTACAAGAAGCCCCCCATCTACCGGCAGAAAG ACCACCATTCCAGTGCCCACCACGGGAAGCATCTCATCGAGGACCTGATCATCGAATCCTCCAAATTCCCGGCGGCGCAGCCCCCGGATCCCAACCAGCCCGCCAAGATCGAGACCGACTACTGGCCCTGCCCGCCCTCGCTGGCCGTCGTGG AGACGGAGTGGAGGAGGCGGATGGCGTCCaagagaggggaggaggaggatgaggatctGACGGAGGAGATGAAGAACCTGCGGGAGctccagaggcaggagctgagcaag GTCACCTCCAACCTCGGGAAGCTGATCCtgaaggaggagatggagaagtCGCTGCCGATCCGGAGGAAAACTCGCTCGCTGCCGGACCGGACGCCGTTCCACACCT CCCTCCACACGAGCTCCAAGAGCTCCTCCCTCCCCGCCTCCGGCCGGAGCACCCTCACCCGG CTGCAGTCGGCAGAGTTCGGCTCGGCGGGGAGCGAGAAGGGGAGCCCTg ccctgcag AACGGCCAGCGCGGGCGCATGGACAGAGGCAACTCCCTGCCCAGCATGCTGGAGCAGAag ATCTACCCCTACGAGATGCTGATGGTGACGAACCGAGGCCGCGTGAAGCTCCCGCCGGGCGTGGACAGGACCAGGCTGGAG CGCCACCTGTCCCCCGAGGACTTCCTGAAGGTGTTCGAGATGCCGCCGGAGGAGTTCGGCAAGCTGGCCCTGTGGAAGCGCAACGAGCTGAAGAAGAaagccttcctcttctga